The Deinococcus koreensis genome window below encodes:
- a CDS encoding M20/M25/M40 family metallo-hydrolase, with protein sequence MPLSYLARIAQTPAPTFQEERRAELIASLWQELGHVTERDEVGNVLTRITPPGTEGRPALLLAAHLDTVFDAGTDVTVREEGGRLVGPGVGDNSASLAVVTALLRDLRGVQGHLSRPLWVAANVGEEGLGDLRGSKHLIARHRDSLGAFVAVDGYLGVAVTRGVGVRRYRATFLGPGGHSWGDQGPSAIHALGRAIQGLYALKLPLTPRTTLNVGMADGGTSVNSIAGSAELLLDLRSLDAGVLADLDTRAVAALHSAARDVGVTVRVERVGDRPGGDLHSEPLLPLIREAAREIKLEVRTASSSTDANAAAPHGLSAVAVGVYRGGNAHRQDEWVQTTSLASGLRFLRRVVELYQHRPAV encoded by the coding sequence ATGCCTTTGTCCTACCTGGCGCGGATCGCGCAGACGCCGGCCCCGACCTTTCAGGAGGAGCGCCGCGCCGAGCTGATCGCCTCGCTGTGGCAGGAACTGGGTCACGTCACCGAACGCGACGAGGTGGGCAACGTGCTGACCCGGATCACGCCGCCCGGCACCGAGGGGCGCCCGGCCCTGCTGCTGGCGGCGCATCTGGACACCGTGTTCGACGCCGGCACCGACGTGACGGTGCGCGAGGAGGGCGGGCGGCTGGTCGGGCCGGGCGTGGGCGACAACTCGGCCAGCCTGGCGGTGGTCACGGCGCTGCTGCGTGATCTGCGCGGCGTTCAGGGCCACCTGAGCCGGCCCCTGTGGGTCGCGGCCAACGTGGGCGAGGAAGGGCTGGGCGACCTGCGCGGCAGCAAGCACCTGATCGCCCGGCACCGCGACTCGCTGGGCGCCTTCGTGGCGGTGGACGGCTACCTGGGGGTGGCGGTCACGCGTGGGGTGGGGGTGCGGCGCTACCGCGCGACCTTCCTGGGGCCGGGCGGGCACTCCTGGGGCGACCAGGGGCCGAGCGCCATCCACGCGCTGGGGCGGGCCATCCAGGGGCTGTACGCGCTGAAGCTGCCGCTCACGCCCCGCACGACGCTGAACGTGGGCATGGCGGACGGCGGCACCTCGGTGAACTCGATCGCGGGCAGCGCGGAGCTGCTGCTCGACCTGCGCTCGCTGGACGCCGGGGTGCTGGCCGATCTGGACACCCGCGCCGTGGCCGCCCTGCACTCGGCCGCGCGCGACGTGGGCGTGACCGTGCGGGTGGAGCGGGTGGGGGACCGGCCCGGCGGCGACCTGCACAGCGAGCCCCTGCTGCCCCTGATCCGCGAGGCGGCCCGCGAGATCAAGCTGGAGGTGCGTACGGCGTCGAGCAGCACGGACGCCAACGCGGCGGCGCCACATGGCCTGAGCGCCGTGGCGGTCGGTGTCTACCGGGGCGGCAACGCCCACCGCCAGGACGAATGGGTGCAGACGACCAGCCTCGCCTCCGGGCTGCGCTTCCTGCGCCGGGTGGTCGAGCTGTACCAGCACCGACCGGCGGTCTGA
- a CDS encoding S41 family peptidase — MSTLRPAQAPVRPLPAVPRMARALALAGALCLPAAVAQGAAQSSPQAPAPSSVQSPASVQSPAQRLFDTVNRLIQQEYGGLSTVDRLALAREYQLRLDAVCAPSPADCAEARAYPVIEAEITALGDEHSFFMTPDDLKEFVTRATGGSRKQFGVKLATLDGENRVVTEVVPGSAAEQAGLRRGDLLQTLNGQPYTYAALRTARDNGTPITLGVSRVGQTLSLTLTSRESSTRELPLLQYVPAATAAAPQAEVAVLRIPTFLSGGGIAQQVHDLVGEAQARGASGMIIDLRGNGGGSLNECDSAVSAFVPSLTRLARSAGGNSRTVVSRGTRLEDGLPTGGVRRPHLWTGPLTVLVDQGSASCSEFFAYEVQYAGRGPIIGENTAGVGNTATRIFDTGEGGLQLTILNYAKPDGTPYPTRVLPNQVFAQGEEQVRHLTQGRDDLLAEGLKALQTAPVLSSDPFKVSP; from the coding sequence ATGAGCACCCTGCGGCCTGCCCAAGCTCCGGTTCGCCCCTTGCCCGCCGTGCCCCGCATGGCGAGGGCGCTGGCGCTGGCCGGCGCCCTGTGCCTGCCGGCAGCGGTGGCCCAGGGCGCGGCCCAGTCGTCGCCCCAGGCACCGGCACCGTCATCCGTCCAGTCTCCGGCATCCGTCCAGTCGCCGGCCCAGCGGCTGTTCGACACGGTCAACCGACTGATCCAGCAGGAGTACGGCGGCCTGTCCACGGTGGATCGCCTGGCGCTGGCCCGCGAATACCAGCTGCGGCTGGACGCCGTGTGTGCGCCCAGCCCCGCCGACTGCGCGGAGGCCAGGGCCTACCCGGTGATCGAGGCCGAGATCACGGCGCTGGGCGACGAGCACAGCTTTTTCATGACGCCGGACGACCTCAAGGAATTCGTGACCCGCGCGACCGGCGGCAGCCGCAAGCAGTTCGGCGTGAAGCTGGCCACTCTGGACGGTGAGAACCGCGTGGTCACCGAGGTCGTGCCGGGCAGCGCCGCCGAGCAGGCCGGGCTCCGGCGGGGCGACCTGCTGCAGACCCTGAACGGCCAGCCCTACACCTACGCGGCCCTGCGAACCGCGCGCGACAACGGCACGCCCATCACGCTGGGGGTCAGCCGGGTCGGGCAGACGCTGAGCCTGACCCTGACCTCCCGCGAGAGCAGCACGCGCGAACTGCCGCTGCTGCAGTACGTCCCGGCCGCCACCGCCGCCGCGCCCCAGGCCGAGGTCGCGGTGCTGCGGATTCCGACCTTCCTGTCGGGCGGCGGGATCGCCCAGCAGGTGCACGATCTGGTCGGCGAGGCCCAGGCCCGCGGCGCCTCGGGCATGATCATCGACCTGCGCGGCAACGGGGGCGGCAGCCTGAACGAGTGCGACAGCGCCGTGAGCGCCTTCGTGCCCTCGCTGACCCGGCTGGCGCGCAGTGCGGGGGGCAACAGCCGCACGGTGGTCAGCCGGGGCACCCGCCTGGAAGACGGCCTGCCGACCGGCGGGGTGCGCCGCCCCCACCTCTGGACGGGCCCGCTGACCGTGCTGGTGGATCAGGGCAGCGCCTCGTGCTCGGAATTCTTCGCCTACGAGGTGCAGTACGCCGGGCGCGGGCCGATCATCGGGGAGAACACGGCCGGGGTGGGCAACACCGCCACGCGCATCTTCGATACCGGCGAGGGCGGCCTGCAGCTCACCATCCTGAACTACGCCAAGCCCGACGGCACGCCCTACCCCACCCGCGTGCTGCCCAACCAGGTCTTCGCGCAGGGCGAGGAGCAGGTGCGCCACCTGACCCAGGGCCGCGACGACCTGCTGGCCGAGGGCCTGAAAGCCCTGCAGACCGCGCCCGTGCTGAGCAGCGATCCCTTCAAGGTCAGTCCCTGA